The sequence CAGAACCGTTGATATTGTTTGTCTTTAATTTTCGCGCAAACATGATCGTCTCGCCTGGCGCACCCGTTCGCTTCGTGTTGTCTGCCGCAGCGGCCTGTGTGGAATATCCTATTTGACGCATTTTGCGTCAAATTGTCGAGGTACCGCACATCCCTCGACTCGTTTGGGCCGGCCTTTTTATTTCCTGTTCGTTGTCCCCCTTCCTCCCTCGACCGCTTCCCTTTACCTCCGTCGTTCGACCGCTTTTTCACCTGCTTCTTCCTCTGGGATCCTACTCCGGCAAGAGACCGCCGCCCTCCGAAGGAGCCGTCGGGTCTCTGTGCTTCTTTCTCATCCATTCCACCGCATCAGATCTGGCTAACTTCGTCGCATTGGATCTTTATTTGCAGGTCGTCCGTATCTCCGGCGTGGGCGTCGACGCCGTCTAGGGTTCCGACAAGGTCGGCGTCGTCTAGGGTTCCGTCAAGGTCAGCACCGTCTAGGTCCCCGTCAAGCTTCGTCAAGCTCGGCGTCGACGAGGTAAACGCGCCCAAATTCCCATGTTATGGACCTTGCTCGGCGTCGACAAGGTCCATCCCCGTACGCGTCACTCTCCGGCGCCACTTGCACCGACACTCCCATCTGACTGTGTTCACCCCTTTGCCGGCGGCAGGTgcgacgggcggaggcggcggggagTGGAGCTTGTTTGGATTGTAAACCAGAAGCTGTCCTTGGCATCCCGGGCTTGATTGCCGCTTTGGAAGGTAGCAAGTCTTCTTCCCTAAAAAAGGTCTTCTAGGTACTATACAAAACTGAATTCTCTCACAAAGAAAGTTCTAAAATGAGGCATGTAAGTAGCAAGCTGAACTCAGATCCCATCCGACATGCACATGACatgccatgatgaatgatgatgctTGTGTGATGAACCGCACAACCAGGCCACCTTTCTTTTCATACTCTGTAACCTGTCTCATGTTTTGGTCTGAATTATGTCTACTTTCTGAATGTCTAAGTTCTGGTTGGTTTCTGATTTCTGAATGTGTTGTGTTTTGTTCTTCTGCAGCCCATCCTGCACACGGGGGTAGGCGCGGACGTGAGGCTCGAGGGCTACTACCGCGTATGGCCGGCCTTGTGGACAAGCAGCGGTAGGGACATACATAGACTGAAATATGAACTCAACTGAACATCTGGACTCCTGAATTTGTGCATAATGTCATGTGGAGCGTTTTTTTTATTTGATTTGGATGTTTCTGAGATTAGACAAGGGGTTGTGCTCAGAGATTTCGGATTTAGGGGTATGATTCAACATGCTGTTGTTAGGAGGTTGTGTGTTCTAGCACTTGGCCTTGGgatttctgtttttgtttcttgATGATGATAGGGTGGTTTGTGTAGGTTGACATAGAAGTTTTTCTATGTTTTATAAATGTTATGTTTATTTTATGAATTTTGTAGCAGCAACATGGATTAGTTCTGGAGACTTGTTAGCATGTATTAGGTTTTCTTCTATTCAACCATTGGTAAGCATGCATCTATTAACATTTAGGTCGCTTGTCCATATTATAGGCTGGAGTAATTTTGTAAATGTTAGGCCATGAATTTATTCACATGTTTGTATTGATAAACGATGCATGTGTTGCATCCTACCCGCACGACTTTGTTTTTTTAATGTTAAAAAGTTTTCTTTAATTTGCATTTGATGCCCTAAATAGTCCTTTGCTTGCACAGTAGTGTTCTGGTGTTTTAGGTAATTTCCTCTGTTGttctaggagcagtactaccgatTTTTTTCACACTATATTTGTGAAATTATACAGATACAAATTTTGTTGTTAATTGCAGTATTTTGGGTGGACATAGTTAGTTAACAATGATTTTGTAGTATGGTGTCATTCATCTACCATACTTCCGTATCATTTTCCTTGCAAGTATTATCATAACATGATTATTCATGGTgttcttgtcctttgtgttgcttaGCAATTATTCTTTGGGCACACACACAAAAGCAGAACTTGTCTACCAATCCCTTTTAAGTACTAACATAGTCGTTTGATCTTTTTACTGTCATTGATATAGTTTGTTGACCTTTTTTCTATGATAATGTATTTAGTGTTCTCATTATCATGCTTTCTTCTGCGAATAGCACAACCATCAGTGATTCTAAATACTTGAATTATGTTCCTTGAATAATGTTCCTTGGAAAATGTTTCTCTACATACTTGAATTATGTCCCATAATAATGTTCACTTCGAAATGTTCCCTGGAAAATGTTCCGCCAATAACGTTCCCTACAAAATTGTTCCTTCAATATTTGATCCCTAAATTATGCCCCTTTCAATATGTTCCCTAAATAATGTTCCTTGGAAATTGTTCATCGAATAATGTTCCCTAAATACTTGAATTATGTTCCTTGAATAACACTTGAATAATGTTCCTTGGAAATAGTTCCCTAAATAATGTTCCGCCAATAATGTTCCATACAAAATTGTTCCTTCAATATTTGATCCCTAAATTATGCCCCTTTCAATAATATTTCCTAAATAATGTTCCCTCGAATTTGTTCACCGAATAATGTTCCCTAAATACTTGAATTATGTCCCCTAATAATGTTCACTTGGAACTATTCCTTCGATAAATTTTTCCGCTCAACATTTATATATCCCTAAAAAATGTTCCGCCAATAATGTTCCCTACAAAATTGTTCCTTTAATTTTTATTGTTTCATAAATAATGTTCGTTTGAAACTGTTCCGTAAATAATATCCCCTAAATACTTGAATAATGTCCCGTAATATTGTTCATTTCGAAATGTTCCTTTGAATAATGTTTGTTCAATATTTTGGACCCTTTGTTCAAATAGTGTTCGCTAAATAATGATACTTGAAAAATGTTTCCCTAATTTCTGTAATGTTCACTTCAAATTGTTCCTTCTATAATGTTCCCTACAAAATTGTTCCTTCAATATTTGGTATATAAATAATGTTTCTTCAAAAATGTTCTCTACATAATGTTCCTAATACTTGAATAATGTTTCCCAAATAATGTTATCTTGGGAATGTTCCTTTGATAAAGTTTTTCGCTCAAATTTTTTATGCCTCCAATAATGTTCCCTACAAAATTGTTCCTTTCATATTTGTTTCCTAAATAATGTTCCTTGGAAATAGTTCCTTAAATAATGTTCCCTACAAAATTGTTCCTTCAATATTTGATCCCTAAATTATGCCCCTTCCAATAATGTTTCCTAAATAATGTTCCTTGGAAATTGTTCATCGAATAATGTTCCCTAAATACTTGAATTATGTTCCTTGAATAACACTTGAATAATGTTCCTTGGAAAATGTTTCTTTGGAGCAGATTTTTTTGACATCATGAACCCATACTAAACTGGAGATGCATTTCTGCCTACAATTAGTGCACAACTTCAAGCCTTTGTTTGCTGCTACATATGGAAATACTACTTTTAACATAGGAAATTTTGAGTCGAGATTTGTACCAGCTCTGAAGGTCAATTTCAGGCGCCTTCTCTATCTTTTTTGGAACTCTCCCATGTGCTTTTATATGAGTGATGAACAACTTCTTTGTTCTATACTCTCAATAAAAGATAGAAAGTGttttgaattgactggaatttccATGTCTTTCTTTTTTTGTACAGGTATGACTCAGGAATTTTCCTTCTCAGTATCTTAGCAACTACAAAGGTCTCGGAATCGAGGGTTTCTCTAATGTAtgtacccccacccccaccccagtTTCTCCAACGAAAACAGTTCCATTCCATTTTTCTGATTCTTCGGAACATAACATAAATTGAACTGCAACTTTCCTAAAATTTTGAAGGATGATCTACAAGGTCTACGTGGGAAATTGCTTTTCGAGATTGTCACTTGCAAGGACAATGAAATTCAGCTGCAATTTGTAACTTCTTTCCTGCAGAGACATGTATTAAAATCCCTACTTCTATTTAACGCAAGTACAACCGACCATAATTTCTCTGGTAGACACTTGTTTTCGTTGGTGCGTAGGTTGCAATTAATTTCAAATTATTTTTGCTTCAACAGGGTTTCCGCATGTTCAAATAAAGATTTCAAGGCAATCATTTTGAACCCACATATGAACACATGTTAGGTAACTTTATACACATCC comes from Triticum aestivum cultivar Chinese Spring chromosome 5B, IWGSC CS RefSeq v2.1, whole genome shotgun sequence and encodes:
- the LOC123114998 gene encoding uncharacterized protein — its product is MAAPRKAPWSSVSPAWASTPSRVPTRSASSRVPSRSAPSRSPSSFVKLGVDEVRRAEAAGSGACLDCKPEAVLGIPGLIAALEAHPAHGGRRGREARGLLPRMAGLVDKQRYDSGIFLLSILATTKVSESRVSLMYVPPPPPQFLQRKQFHSIFLILRNIT